One window of the Halobacillus litoralis genome contains the following:
- the ftsE gene encoding cell division ATP-binding protein FtsE — protein MIEMQGVYKTYPNGVTALNGLDVTIDQGEFVYVVGPSGAGKSTFTKLIYREEKPTTGTVLINDINTSTMKQRRIPKLRRQIGVVYQDFRLLPTLTVYENVAFALEVIEEHPQNIRRRVMDVLDQVRLKNKARFLPDELSGGEQQRVSIARAIVNHPKVVIADEPTGNLDPDTSWEIMHILDEINSGGTTVLMATHSQEIVNTIRRRVIAIEDGMLVRDQSNGEYGYEY, from the coding sequence ATGATAGAGATGCAGGGAGTATATAAAACCTATCCGAATGGAGTCACGGCTCTGAACGGCCTTGATGTGACAATAGATCAGGGAGAGTTCGTTTATGTTGTAGGACCGAGCGGGGCAGGAAAGTCCACGTTCACGAAACTGATCTACCGTGAAGAAAAACCGACGACAGGTACTGTTTTGATCAATGACATAAATACATCGACAATGAAACAGCGCAGAATACCTAAGCTTCGTCGTCAAATCGGCGTCGTTTATCAGGATTTCCGTTTGCTGCCTACATTGACGGTCTATGAAAACGTAGCGTTCGCATTAGAAGTGATTGAAGAACATCCCCAAAACATCAGGCGTCGTGTCATGGATGTCCTTGACCAAGTACGTTTGAAAAACAAAGCCCGCTTCTTACCGGATGAACTTTCCGGCGGGGAACAGCAGCGTGTTTCGATTGCCCGTGCCATCGTCAACCATCCAAAAGTAGTGATTGCCGATGAGCCGACAGGTAACCTCGATCCCGACACTTCCTGGGAAATCATGCACATCCTCGATGAAATCAATTCAGGGGGCACGACGGTTTTGATGGCGACACATAGTCAGGAAATCGTAAATACGATTCGCAGACGTGTCATTGCGATTGAAGATGGCATGCTCGTTCGTGACCAGAGTAACGGTGAATACGGATATGAATATTAG
- a CDS encoding S41 family peptidase: protein MNLKPRYVALLMALAVLLGAAGSYIGIEYFAGGVQEESQSDQYADKNAENFGSLSEEEQKEFLKDMSGNADLKKVEQAYNVIQENYVEEVDKKNLVEGAIQGMLDTLEDPYSVYMDKETMEQFNQSIESTFQGIGAEVSMVNDKVTIVAPIKGSPAEKAGLKPNDQILKVDGESVEGLDLYEAVLEIRGEKGTEVTLEIDRPGVSDPLNINITRDDIPLETVYTDTKTIDGKKAGIIEITSFSEKTSDEFHEALKKLEDDGMEGLVIDVRGNPGGLFTDVQEILKEFIPDDQPIVQVEDRSGEKSRYFSETKEKKPYPITVLMDEGSASASEILAATMQEAGGYDLVGTKSFGKGTVQQAIPMGDGSTIKLTLYKWLTPEGNWIHEKGIQPTVKVKQPSYFYTNPVDIEDPFKYNDNHEKVKNIQQLLKGLGHDPGRTDGYYSKETEAAVEAFQKEADIPVTGEVDEETGGKLEEAIITEVRKEENDRQMQKAVEVLFQ from the coding sequence ATGAATTTGAAACCGCGTTACGTTGCGCTGCTCATGGCGCTTGCGGTCCTGTTGGGAGCGGCAGGCTCTTACATAGGCATAGAATATTTTGCTGGTGGCGTGCAAGAAGAATCGCAATCGGACCAATACGCAGATAAAAATGCAGAAAATTTCGGGAGCTTGTCTGAAGAGGAACAGAAAGAGTTCTTGAAAGATATGTCAGGCAATGCTGATTTGAAAAAAGTAGAACAAGCTTATAACGTCATTCAAGAGAATTACGTAGAGGAAGTAGACAAAAAGAATTTGGTTGAAGGTGCTATCCAGGGGATGCTTGATACCTTAGAAGACCCTTACAGTGTGTATATGGATAAAGAGACGATGGAACAGTTCAACCAGTCGATTGAATCTACCTTCCAGGGGATCGGCGCCGAAGTGAGCATGGTCAATGATAAAGTGACTATCGTCGCTCCTATCAAAGGATCTCCGGCAGAAAAAGCCGGACTCAAGCCGAACGACCAGATTTTGAAAGTGGACGGTGAGAGTGTCGAAGGTCTTGATCTTTATGAAGCGGTTTTGGAAATCCGTGGGGAAAAAGGGACCGAGGTGACGTTGGAAATCGACCGGCCAGGTGTGAGCGATCCGCTGAACATCAACATCACCCGTGATGATATTCCTTTAGAAACGGTTTATACCGATACGAAAACGATTGATGGGAAAAAAGCAGGGATCATCGAAATCACTTCTTTCTCTGAGAAAACGTCTGATGAGTTCCATGAGGCGTTGAAAAAACTAGAGGACGATGGGATGGAAGGACTTGTCATCGATGTTCGTGGAAACCCTGGTGGTTTATTTACAGACGTACAGGAAATTTTGAAAGAGTTCATACCGGATGATCAACCGATCGTTCAAGTGGAAGACCGCAGTGGAGAGAAATCACGTTACTTTTCTGAAACGAAAGAAAAGAAACCATATCCAATCACTGTGTTGATGGATGAAGGAAGTGCATCAGCTTCTGAAATACTGGCCGCTACCATGCAGGAAGCAGGAGGATATGATCTTGTCGGAACGAAGAGTTTCGGTAAAGGAACAGTCCAGCAAGCGATTCCGATGGGTGACGGAAGTACAATCAAGCTGACATTGTACAAGTGGTTGACTCCAGAAGGCAATTGGATCCATGAAAAAGGAATCCAGCCGACGGTGAAGGTGAAGCAGCCGTCCTACTTCTATACGAACCCGGTGGATATTGAAGATCCATTCAAATATAATGATAATCATGAAAAAGTGAAAAATATCCAACAGTTGTTGAAAGGGTTAGGTCATGACCCTGGACGGACAGATGGATATTACAGTAAAGAAACCGAGGCAGCTGTCGAAGCTTTCCAAAAAGAAGCTGATATCCCTGTAACAGGGGAAGTGGATGAAGAGACAGGTGGCAAGTTGGAAGAAGCCATCATTACTGAAGTGAGAAAAGAAGAGAATGACAGACAAATGCAAAAAGCGGTGGAGGTCTTGTTTCAATAA
- a CDS encoding PDZ domain-containing protein, with the protein MLDVWIWEFVKGGGRMFTLPFLYIAIIMIMILSMKRIKKERATFGTRVFERFSEWKGTWAVSLIAGLCLSIFTVGGGMVLSFPFLLMAAVIIIMFSLSGKLNWYSPAYTLGGAYLVLLLLPYIPGEWQDSPWMTTLQETPLAAIAALLGFFMLVEAILMLKTPPTQTFPERTKGSRGMWIGQHRGRKMAIVPFFALVPGGSIEPFADWWPLFSIAGESYGLILVPFLLGWEWVVRGQAPEQAAKTLGRHTFLLALLVLALSIGSFFIEILSLAAVVVSLLGREMIHILHRMREEKPPFFSSNPKGVRILGVIPGSPASQMGMIPGELIERVNGMTVRSETQFYEALQQTGAFNKIEVRDEWGENRYLQRAMYEGEHYELGLVFVEPPTHEASVGFF; encoded by the coding sequence ATGTTGGACGTTTGGATATGGGAATTTGTAAAAGGCGGCGGCCGGATGTTCACCCTGCCTTTTTTGTACATAGCAATAATTATGATCATGATATTATCAATGAAAAGAATAAAAAAAGAACGGGCAACATTCGGAACCCGTGTGTTTGAACGTTTTTCCGAGTGGAAAGGCACATGGGCTGTCTCATTGATTGCAGGTCTTTGTTTATCGATATTTACGGTAGGCGGAGGGATGGTCCTGTCCTTCCCTTTTCTATTGATGGCGGCTGTTATCATAATCATGTTTAGTCTTTCAGGGAAATTGAACTGGTACTCTCCAGCTTATACTTTAGGCGGCGCGTATCTTGTGCTGCTTCTGCTGCCATATATCCCGGGGGAGTGGCAGGATTCCCCCTGGATGACAACCCTTCAGGAAACACCTCTAGCTGCCATTGCGGCTTTATTGGGCTTTTTCATGTTGGTAGAAGCGATTCTGATGTTGAAAACACCACCGACACAAACGTTTCCGGAGCGGACCAAAGGAAGCAGGGGGATGTGGATCGGTCAGCATAGGGGAAGGAAGATGGCCATCGTTCCCTTTTTCGCACTTGTGCCAGGCGGAAGTATTGAGCCTTTCGCTGATTGGTGGCCTTTATTTTCCATAGCAGGAGAATCTTATGGCCTGATCCTCGTCCCTTTCCTATTGGGATGGGAATGGGTCGTACGTGGCCAGGCGCCGGAGCAAGCTGCCAAAACACTTGGCAGACATACATTTTTACTAGCTCTCCTCGTCCTTGCTCTATCAATCGGCAGCTTTTTCATCGAGATATTATCACTGGCCGCTGTAGTCGTAAGTCTGTTGGGACGAGAAATGATCCATATACTCCATCGCATGAGGGAAGAGAAACCGCCATTCTTTTCTTCTAATCCAAAAGGTGTGCGGATCCTTGGAGTCATTCCAGGCAGTCCGGCATCTCAAATGGGGATGATTCCCGGAGAACTGATTGAACGGGTGAATGGGATGACTGTGAGAAGCGAAACACAATTTTATGAAGCTCTGCAGCAAACAGGGGCTTTCAATAAAATCGAAGTCAGGGACGAATGGGGAGAAAACCGCTACCTTCAGAGAGCGATGTACGAAGGGGAACATTATGAGCTTGGACTTGTTTTCGTCGAACCCCCCACTCATGAAGCTTCAGTAGGATTTTTCTAG